A genomic stretch from Vanrija pseudolonga chromosome 6, complete sequence includes:
- the AVT1_1 gene encoding Vacuolar amino acid transporter 1 — MPAEVSFAPGTSANERTPLVKNNANPAVYAPAQDFLDDFSDESGDDGREVVIWKPGKSGFGATLLNVLGDLIGTGLLAAPIAIAHAGWVLGPLFLLIICLVTLFTLKILIRIIEKDRRLRNFTDVIGYALGGRGEKIVGILFVIEIAAWIIALIVLYADSLEAVWPIYTSDQWKVVGLVVVIPTLFLPLRLLSYSSALGVFSTVSLIAILIFTGITTPHSPGSIREPAHTDLWPAHGWVKLGTVFGLLIAGFGGHGLIPNLIHDMKNPKQADRVCEIGYGIAAAVYFIVAVFGYLMYGTNVSDEVSKDLARTPGVSPWLNQFAVWMVAINPLTKIALGVRPLADMIFGYFDLHKTILVPQGAPTPRYITRPSSPTGSYENAEDEESSAAYIPDPATSQFVDPGASHFSIAAESRHDKNERFKAFVRPCVRLGLAFVFVIGALIVPSFETVMSLLGSAFAVATMIVIPIWAGATIFGWRWYDWAILIPSVIVGTLGTIATFLG, encoded by the exons ATGCCCGCAGAGGTCTCCTTTGCCCCGGGTACCAGCGCAAACGAGCGCACCCCGCTCGTCAAGAACAACGCCAACCCCGCCGTGTATGCCCCCGCACAGGACTTCCTCGATGACTTTAGCGATGAgtctggcgacgacgggcgcgaggtcgtcatCTGGAAGCCCGGAAAGAGTGGCTTTGGTGCGACG ctgctcaatgtcctcggcgacctcatCGGTaccggcctcctcgcggcaCCCATCGCCATCGCACATGCCGGCTGGGTCCTCGGCCCGCTGTTCCTCCTGATTATCTGCCTTGTCACCCTCTTCAC CCTCAAGATCCTCATCCGTATCATTGAGAAGGACCGCCGTCTGCGCAACTTCACCGATGTCATTGGCTACGCGCTCGGTGGTCGTGGCGAGAAGATTGTCGGCATCCTCTTCGTCATTGAGATCGCGGCGTGGAT CATCGCACTCATCGTGCTGtacgccgactcgctcgaggccgtgTGGCCCATCTACACGTCGGACCAGTGGaaggtcgtcggcctcgtcgtcgtcatcccGACCCTCTTTCTCCCCCTCCGCCTGTTGTCGTACTCGTCGGCCCTGGGCGTCTTCTCGACCGTTTCACTTATTGCCATCCTCATCTTCACCGGCATCACGACGCCCCACAGCCCAGGCAGTATCCGCGAGCCGGCACACACCGACCTCTGGCCCGCCCACGGCTGGGTCAAGCTCGGCACAGTGTTTGGCCTCCTTATCGCAGGC ttcggcggccacggcctcATCCCCAACCTCATCCACGACATGAAGAACCCCAAGCAGGCCGACCGCGTCTGCGAGATCGGCTACGgtatcgccgccgccgtctacTTCATCGTCGCCGTGTTCGGCTACCTCATGTACGGCACAAACgtcagcgacgaggtcaGCAAGGACCTTGCTCGCACGCCCGGCGTGTCGCCCTGGCTCAACCAGTTCGCTGTGTGGATGGTGGCCATCAACCCATTGACCAAGATTGCTCTTGGAGTCAGGCCT ctcgccgacatgaTCTTCGGCTACTTTGACCTGCACAAGACCATCCTTGTGCCCCAGGgcgcccccaccccacgctACATCacgcgcccgtcgtccccgACCGGCTCGTACGAgaacgccgaggacgaggagtcctcggcggcctACATCCCCGACCCAGCCACGTCGCAGTTTGTCGACCCCGGCGCGTCGCACTTCAGCATCGCGGCCGAGTCGCGCCACGACAAGAATGAGCGCTTCAAGGCGTTTGTGCGCCCCTGCGTGCGCCTCGGTCTAGCCTTCGTCTTCGTTATCGGCGCGCTCATCGTCCCGAGCTTTGAGACGGTCATGTCgctcctcggctcggcgttCGCTGTCGCGACCATGATTGTCATCCCCATCTGGGCCGGCGCAACCATCTTCGGCTGGAGATGGTACGACTGGGCCATCCTCATCCCGAGCGTCATTGTCGGAACGCTCGGCACCATCGCTACCTTCCTGGGCTAA
- the ggt1_1 gene encoding Glutathione hydrolase proenzyme 1 gives MAAHLLALVYFLALTPALAHPWKRAELGVPEFKLPAPAYGPRNPSFLLGPGKAGVATEEKVCSELGLSLMRDKGGSAVDAGIASALCVGMINAFESGIGGGGFMVVKPSPNSGEQAQQKKRSTVKRHRDRCGDDEEYGHGGHGGKGGKGGDGGKGGDGGKGGDGGKGGDGGQGGDGGDGGDGGDGGDGGDGGDGGDGGEGEGGNTPSTIYSINYREVAPAGASQDMYAATGRNGSQIGGLAVGVPGELRGWEKAHKLGGRLPWHDVVQPVADLGANGWKVSKQLASILSGPYSEFMKDDPNFAEIYWPTGSPAKEGDTIYRKKYAAALTKIANEGADAFYTGAIADDIIKATSARNGILTHGDLANYTAVQQEAISTTFRGKTVHTMDAPSSGLVMLGLLNIYEPYFGQAECWSTDDMFHRLESMRFAFGARTKVSDPAFNPNRTLIESYKTKEWADEQRAKITDRTHEPAYYGMTQISPPDHGTTHVSVLDADGGAFSATTTVNLAWGSHVMTSEYGIILNNQMDDFAVPGAPDAFGLAPQVANYIAPGKRPLSSTAPTIIEDEEGNVVTVIGGAGGSRIFPGVAQAILNLECGDDVNRAIQRPRWHSQLSPNVTTLEVGINDDAEPKDVVRGLEDRGYYIALFDLNYPTSNVLGVHVTDEGVTAASDSRLNGVAAVY, from the exons ATGGCGGCTCATCTCCTGGCCCTAGTCtacttcctcgccctcactccggcgctcgcgcacccgtggaagcgcgccgagctcggcgtgcccgagTTCAAGCTCCCGGCG CCCGCTTACGGCCCGCGCAACCCCTCGTttctcctcggccccggCAAGGCAGGCGTCGCGACCGAGGAGAAGGTCTGctccgagctcggcctgtcCCTCATGCGCGACAAGGGCggctcggccgtcgacgcgggtATCGCCTCGGCCCTCTGCGTCGGCATGATCAACGCCTTCGAGTCCGGTatcggtggtggtggcttcATGGTCGTCAAGCCGTCGCCCAACTCGGGTGAGCAGGCCCAGCAGAAGAAGCGCAGCACGGTCAAGCGTCACAGGGACCgctgcggcgacgacgaggagtacGGCCACGGCGGTCATGGCGGCAAGGGAGGCAAGGGAggtgacggcggcaagggcggcgatgGGGGCAAGGGTGGGGACGGAGGCAAgggcggtgatggcggccagggcggcgatggcggcgatggaggcgacggtggtgacggcggcgacggtggtgacggtggtgacggcggtgacggcggtgagggtgagggcggCAACACCCCCTCGACCATCTACTCGATCAACTACCGCGAGGTCGCTCCCGCCGGTGCCAGCCAGGACATGTACGCCGCGACCGGCCGCAACGGCTCTCAGATTGGCGGCCTGGCCGTCGGTGTTCCCGGCGAGCTTCGCGGCTGGGAGAAGGCGCACAAGCTCGGTGGTCGTCTGCCATGGCACGACGTTGTCCAGCctgtcgccgacctcggcgccaacggcTGGAAGGTCTCCAAGCAGCTCGCGTCCATCCTGTCTGGCCCCTACTCCGAGTTCATGAAGGACGACCCGAACTTCGCCGAGATCTACTGGCCTACCGGCTCCCccgccaaggagggcgacaCGATCTACCGCAAGAAGTACGCTGCGGCGCTCACCAAGATCGCCaacgagggcgccgacgcgttcTACACCGGCGCCATTGCCGATGACATCATCAaggccacctcggcgcgcaacGGTATCCTCACccacggcgacctcgccaactACACTGCCGTCCAGCAGGAGGCTATCAGCACGACCTTCCGCGGCAAGACGGTGCACACGATGGACGCGCCGTCCAGCGGTCTCGTcatgctcggcctgctcaaCATCTACGAGCCGTACTTTGGCCAGGCCGAGTGCTGGAGCACCGACGACATGTTCCACCGTCTCGAGTCGATGCGCTTCGCCTTTGGCGCGCGTACCAAGGTCTCAGACCCGGCCTTCAACCCCAACCGCACCCTCATTGAGAGCTACAAGACCAAGGAgtgggccgacgagcagcgcgccaagATCACCGACAGGACCCACGAGCCGGCCTACTACGGCATGACCCAGATCTCGCCCCCCGACCACGGCACCACGCACGTCTCGGTGCTCGAtgctgacggcggcgcgttcaGTGCCACCACGACCGTCAACCTCGCCTGGGGCAGCCACGTCATGACGTCCGAGTACGGCATCATCCTCAACAACCAGATGG ACGACTTCGCCGTCCCTggcgcgcccgacgcgtTCGGCCTCGCCCCCCAGGTTGCGAACTACATTGCGCCCGGCAAGCGCCCCCTCTCGTCCACGGCGCCCACAAtcatcgaggacgaggagggcaacGTCGTGACcgtcatcggcggcgcgggcggctcgCGCATCTTCCCCGGAGTCGCGCAGGCGATCCTCAACCTCGAgtgcggcgacgacgtcaacCGCGCCATCCAGCGCCCCCGCTGGCACTCGCAGCTCAGCCCCAACGTCAccacgctcgaggtcggtatcaacgacgacgccgagcccaaggacgtcgtgcgcggcctcgaggacagGGGCTACTACATCGCTCTCTTCGACCTCAACTACCCCACCAgcaacgtcctcggcgtgcacgttaccgacgagggcgtcaccgccgccagcgactCGCGTCTCAACGGTGTCGCGGCGGTCTACTAA
- the esiB_0 gene encoding Secretory immunoglobulin A-binding protein EsiB: MALKNIFKLKRNRSSDGNEARNGNGSGAAGWSAPLPPWPRPSGSPPMLQHESKYNCLEIAQMVLADPQAPGYICYMAANELLRANFMQDLILMQLGGMGVDVYPREAVFGVVFELGVRARQGGCTKGYIIISHMLASPNYFAPVHEGSFAHAAHMLHYVIDTDTEAAIRFIDHARLATPTEGIDAAQIAEWKATAARKLDELLASPGGADRDWNNALQTKGLHNLRVLKAYMLFTGDGYPQDLAASRKLFEEAEARGDHEAGMELYIFESVGHGCPVNNDKAIAYLRRAAANGSQRAMCNLGGFHATGNGVPKDEKLGVEWYAKAAELGNYRGNRTLAMMHGTGQGAPLDAEKAEEYEFEAAVAGWPHPLNINDLMDVPVDQVKIPQYS, translated from the coding sequence ATGGCGCTCAAGAACATCTTCAAGCTTAAACGCAaccgcagcagcgacgggaACGAGGCGCGCAACGGCAACGGGTCTGGGGCAGCAGGATGGAgcgctcccctccctccctggCCGCGCCCGTCCGGCTCGCCGCCAATGCTGCAACACGAATCAAAGTACAACTGCCTCGAAATCGCGCAGATGGTGCTCGCAGACCCGCAGGCGCCAGGCTACATCTGCTACATGGCCGCAAACGAGCTCCTGCGCGCAAACTTCATGCAGGACCTGATCCTCATGCAgctgggcggcatgggcgtcgacgtgtacccgcgcgaggcggtcttcggcgtcgtcttcgagctgggcgtacgcgcgcgccaggGCGGGTGCACCAAGGGCTACATTATCATCAGCCACATGCTCGCGAGCCCGAACTACTTTGCGCCAGTGCACGAGGGCTCGTTTGCCCATGCGGCGCATATGCTGCACTACGTGATCGACACCGATACCGAAGCGGCCATCCGCTTCATCGACCATGCGCGCCTCGCGACCCCCACCGAGGGgatcgacgcggcgcagatCGCCGAGTGGaaggcgacggccgcgcgcaagctcgacgagctgctcgccagcccgggcggcgccgacaggGACTGGAACAACGCGCTCCAGACAAAGGGGCTGCACAACCTCCGCGTGCTGAAAGCGTACATGCTCTTCACCGGGGACGGGTACCCGCAGGACctggccgcgtcgcgcaAGCTCTTCGAGGAGGCAGAAGCGAGGGGCGACCACGAGGCCGGCATGGAGCTGTACATCTTCGAGAGCGTGGGGCACGGGTGTCCAGTCAACAACGACAAGGCGATCGCGTacctccgccgcgcggcagCGAACGGGTCGCAAAGGGCAATGTGTAACCTCGGCGGGTTCCACGCGACGGGCAACGGCGTGCCCAAGGACGagaagctcggcgtcgagtggtacgccaaggcggccgaaCTCGGCAACTATAGGGGCAACCGCACCCTCGCGATGATGCACGGCACCGGGCagggcgcgccgctcgacgcggagAAGGCGGAAGAGTACGAGTTTGAGGCtgcggtggcggggtggcCGCACCCACTCAACATCAACGACCTCATGGACGTCCCCGTCGACCAGGTCAAGATCCCCCAGTACAGCTAG
- the hsp60 gene encoding Heat shock protein 60 has product MLARSRAALPRPARLLTANTAARRHMGSKDVVFGNDARQGMLKGVDTLAKAVSATLGPKGRTVIIAQSFGGPKITKDGVSVAKAITLKDPVENLGARLVQDVASKTNDTAGDGTTTATVLARAIYSEGVKNVAAGCNPMDLRRGSQKAVDKVLAVLEANKRVITTSEEIAQVATISANGDTHVGAIIAQAMEKVGKEGVITVREGRTIEDEIEITEGMRFDRGFISPYLITDAKTQKVELEHPLILLSEKKISSLQDILPALEAAAGARRPLLVIAEDIDGEALAAIILNKLRGQLSVAAVKAPGFGDNRKSILGDIAILTGGTVFTDELDVKLDKATINHFGQTGSVSITKDDTIILNGEGDKANITARCEQIRGVIADPTTSEYDRSKLQERLAKLSGGVAVIKVGGSSEVEVGEKKDRYDDALNATRAAVEEGIVPGGGTALLKASAQLDSIEVSNFDQQLGVSIIRNAIRRPVRTIVDNAGEEGSVVVGRLLSDEFVATDKFNWGYDAATSQYRDMISAGILDPLKVVRTALVDASGVASLLTTSEACVVDAEDKSAPGGMPGMGGMGGMGMPGMM; this is encoded by the exons ATGCTCGCCCGCTCCCGCGCCGCACTCCcccgccctgctcgcctcCTCACGGCCAACACGGCCGCCCGCCGTCACATGGGCTCCAAGGACGTCGTCTTTGGCAACGACGCCCGCCAGGGCATGCTCAAGGgtgtcgacacgctcgccaaggccgtctCGGCGACTCTTGGTCCCAAGGGCCGCACTGTTATCATTG CCCAGTCGTTCGGCGGCCCCAAGATCACCAAGGACGGTGTCTCGGTCGCCAAGGCCATCACCCTCAAGGACCCCGTTGAGAACCTCGGTGCTCG CCTCGTCCAGGATGTCGCCTCCAAGACCAACGACACTGCTGGTgacggcaccaccaccgccactgtcctcgcccgcgccaTCTACTCTGAGGGTGTGAAGAacgttgccgccggctgCAACCCCATGGACCTCCGCCGCGGCTCGCAGAAGGCCGTCGACAaggtcctcgccgtcctcgaggccaacaAGCGCGTCATCACCACGTCGGAGGAGATTGCCCAGGTCGCCACCATCtcggccaacggcgacacCCACGTTGGTGCCATCATTGCTCAGGCCATGGAGAaggtcggcaaggagggTGTCATCACCGTCCGTGAGGGCCGCACCATTGAGGACGAGATTGAGATCACCGAGGGCATGCGCTTCGACCGCGGCTTCATCTCGCCTTACCTCATCACCGACGCCAAGACCCAgaaggtcgagctcgagcacccCCTGATCCTCCTCTCGGAGAAGAAGATCTCGTCGCTCCAGGACatcctccccgccctcgaggccgccgccggtgcccgccgccccctcctcgtcattgccgaggacattgacgGCGAGGCCCTTGCCGCCATCATCCTCAACAAGCTCCGTGGCCAGCTCTCGGTCGCTGCCGTCAAGGCCCCCGGCTTCGGTGACAACCGCAAATCGatcctcggcgacattgCCATCCTCACTGGCGGCACCGTCTtcaccgacgagctcgacgtcaagctcgacaaggccacCATCAACCACTTTGGCCAGACTGGCTCGGTCTCGATCACCAAGGACGACACCATCATCCTCAACGGTGAGGGCGACAAGGCCAACATCACTGCCCGCTGCGAGCAGATCCGTGGCGTCATTGCCGACCCCACCACCTCGGAGTACGACCGCTCCAAGCTCCaggagcgcctcgccaagctctCGGGCGGTGTTGCCGTCATCAAGGTCGGTGGCTcgtccgaggtcgaggtcggcgagaagaaggaccGCTACGACGACGCCCTCAACGCTACCCGCGCTGCCGTTGAGGAGGGTATCGTCCCCGGTGGTGGTACCGCGCTCCTCAAGGCTTCggcccagctcgactcgatcgAGGTCTCCAACTTTGACCAGCAGCTCGGTGTCTCCATCATCCGCAACGCCATCCGCCGCCCCGTCCGCACCATTGTTGAcaacgccggcgaggagggttCGGTTGTTGTCGGCCGTCTCCTTTCCGACGAGTTTGTCGCCACGGACAAGTTCAACTGGGGctacgacgccgccacctcgcagTACCGCGACATGATCTCGGCCGGTATCCTCGACCCCCTCAAGGTCGTCCGCACTGCCCTTGTTGACGCTTCGGGTGTCGCCTCGCTCCTCACCACGTCCGAGGCCTGcgttgtcgacgccgaggacaagtCTGCCCCCGGCGGCATGCCCGGtatgggcggcatgggcggcatgggcatgCCCGGTATGATGTAA
- the hsp10 gene encoding heat shock protein, mitochondrial — protein MSATFKSIRSLQPLLDRVLVQRFKAETKTASGLFIPSSATQSPLPEATVIAVGPGAPNKDGNVVPVSVKVGDRVLLPGWGGSPIKVGEEEYHLFKDAEILAKISE, from the exons ATg TCCGCCACGTTCAAGTCGATCAGGTCCCTCCAGCCCCTCCTggaccgcgtcctcgtccagcgcTTCAAGGCCGAGACG AAGACCGCCTCGGGCCTCTTCATtccctcgtcggcgacccaGTCGCCCCTCCCCGAGGCGaccgtcatcgccgtcggccccGGCGCGCCCAACAAGGACGGCAACGTCGTCCCCGTGTCCGTCAAGGTTGGCGACCGTGTTCTGCTTCCTGGATGGGGCGGCAGCCCTATCAaggttggcgaggag GAGTACCACCTCttcaaggacgccgagatcctGGCCAAGATCAGCGAGTAA
- the FEN2_5 gene encoding Pantothenate transporter FEN2 — protein sequence MGRDTPPPRDNDTDSASSAPKARSRWPFGALSAERRLVLKLDLSMLVFSLLGLIMRYIDQANISTAFVSGMKEQLGMFGLEYNYVLTAWTVGYCIGQIPGTVLLNRVSPHYVIFACEAGWSLMTLCTTWVTNWKQLLFIRFMVGLFEAPYYPGILFLLGNWYTPSELGKRTTLFQGITSIGVLINSLMQAGIHRTLNGKLGRPGWRWIFIIDAVISLPVAIAAFFFIPDLPWHIKPNWLIKQEDIDLAKKRLDGLGRKGTSPDGLKPRALWNVLKSWHIWLFTLTYILYMFNMQPQNSFAFWLKNSKDPKYTIEQINYYPCGMYAVQFVSCVVLSYISDTWLRGARWPFMVLTGLWHCVDCALLAAWDPYGTHRGRRWALYYLTGLVNCTPGLLYAWCSEIISESAEKRAIVMGTFNSVAFSFTAWLPLIFFKQTDQPWVRNGNIACAAFIAAEVATIFGILFLSKRDEARKARLVDNSEGEGDDSVPRLTRTGYEDSEDWDGKK from the exons ATGGGACGCGAtaccccgcccccgcgcgacaacgacaccgactcggcctcgagcgcgcccaaggcccgctcgcgctggcccTTCGGCGCGCTCTCCGCCGAACGCCGCCTGgtcctcaagctcgacctGTCCATGCTCGTCTtctccctcctcggcctgatCATGCGGTACATCGACCAGGCGAACATCTCGACTGCGTTCGTGAGCGGGATGAAGGAGCAGCTGGGCATGTTTGGGCTGGAGTACAATTATGTGCTTACGGCGTGGACTgttgg CTACTGCATAGGCCAGATCCCCGGCACGGTCCTCCTCAACCGCGTCTCGCCGCACTACGTCATCTTCGCGTGCGAGGCGGGCTGGTCCCTCATGACGCTGTGCACGACGTGGGTGACCAACTGGAAGCAGCTGCTGTTCATCCGGTTCATGGTGGGCCTGTTCGAGGCGCCATACTATCCCGGCATCCTCTTTCTGTTGGGCAACTGGTACACGCCGAGCGAGCTGGGCAAGCGCACGACGCTCTTCCAGGGGATCACGAGCATCGGCGTGCTCATCAACTCGCTCATGCAGGCCGGCATCCACCGCACGCTTAATGGCAAGCTCGGGCGCCCGGGCTGGCGGTGGATCTTCATCATCGACGCGGTCATCTCGCTgcccgtcgccatcgcggcgTTCTTCTTCATCCCGGACTTGCCGTGGCATATCAAGCCCAACTGGCTTATCAAGCAGGAGGACATTGACCTCGCTAAGAAACGGCTCGACGGGCTGGGGCGCAAGGGCACGTCGCCGGACGGGCTCAAGCCCCGCGCGCTGTGGAACGTCCTCAAGAGTTGGCATATCTGG CTCTTCACCCTCACCTACATCCTCTACATGTTCAACATGCAGCCGCAGAACAGCTTTGCCTTCTGGCTCAAGAACTCCAAGGACCCGAAGTACACGATCGAGCAGATCAACTACTACCCGTGCGGGATGTACGCCGTGCAGTTTGTCAGCTGTGTCGTGTTGAGCTACATCAGCGATACGTGGCTGCGGGGCGCGCGGTGGCCGTTCATGGTGCTCACGGGG CTCTGGCACTGCGTAGACTGCGCCCTCCTCGCAGCATGGGACCCATACGGCAcccaccgcggccgccgctgggcgcTGTACTACCTCACCGGACTAGTAAACTGCACCCCGGGCCTCCTGTACGCATGGTGCAGCGAGATCATCTCCGAGAGCGCGGAGAAGCGCGCCATCGTGATGGGCACGTTCAACTCGGTCGCGTTTAGCTTTACGGCGTGGCTGCCTC TCATCTTCTTCAAGCAGACCGACCAGCCGTGGGTGCGTAACGGCAACATTGCGTGCGCGGccttcatcgccgccgaggtg